Genomic window (Streptosporangium brasiliense):
GCCTCACCTCCCTCAAGTGCCTCTACCTGCAAGGGAACCAGCTCACCGGCCTCCCTGACTCGCTGGGGAACCTCACCGCCCTCACCGAGCTCATCGTGAGCAAGAACCAGCTGACCGAGATCCCCGAGTCGCTGGGCGGCCTCGCCGCCCTCCAGCGCCTCTACTTGGGAATCAACCGGCTGACCAGCCTGCCCGAGTCGCTGGGCGGCCTCACCGCCCTCACCTCGCTCATCCTGATGAACAACCGGTTGGCCGGCCTGCCCGAGTCGCTGGGCGGCCTCACCGCCCTCCGACACCTCTTCCTGCAGAACAACCGGCTGACCAGCCTGCCCGAGTCGCTGGGCGGCCTCACCGCCCTCACCGAGCTCTACCTGGAGGGCAACCAGCTGACCGGCCTTCCCGGCTCGCTGGGCAACCTCACCGCCCTCACCCGGTTCCGCCTGGAGAGCGACCTGCTGGCCGGCCTCCCCAAATGGCTGCGCCATCGCGCCAAGACTCCGCGGTAGCACCGTCGCCGGCTGACCCGTCGACGGGCCCGAAAGATCCTGAAATTTTGGAGAAGCGAAAAGGCCAGGTCGCCGCA
Coding sequences:
- a CDS encoding leucine-rich repeat domain-containing protein produces the protein MTGDKKLPRAAVLRINKCLWNGSDVLDLSDIPLDAPPGQLRELTHLRELRLNLTRVPERLSDLTALTHLRLDGELTSLPESLGGLTALTSLDVYGNRLTEVPEWLGGLTSLKCLYLQGNQLTGLPDSLGNLTALTELIVSKNQLTEIPESLGGLAALQRLYLGINRLTSLPESLGGLTALTSLILMNNRLAGLPESLGGLTALRHLFLQNNRLTSLPESLGGLTALTELYLEGNQLTGLPGSLGNLTALTRFRLESDLLAGLPKWLRHRAKTPR